The Paenibacillus dendritiformis region CGATCGTCAAGACGATCCGGGAAGTGTCCGGCAATGTGGAAATGGTCGATGCGATCGTGCAGGAGGTCAATCTGAACGCCAAGGAAATTTGGGAGCGGGTCCAGGGAATTATCCAAATTTCCGAGGAGTCGTCGGCCAATGTGCAGTCGATCGCGGCCGCGACCGAGGAACAGAATGCGATTATGGAAGAATTGGCCCTCTCGTCCGAAGAGCTCAATCGCTTGTCGGGCAATCTGCGGGAAGCCTTGACCAAATTCACCGTGTAATGCAACAGGATATGCGTATCATCGGCAGCGGCCGTGTTCTCTTCATGAGGGCACGGCCGCTGGCGCATTTGGAGGGCGGGCTTTCAGCAAGCCGTAGATAGTGTAGATAGGCACAAGGGGGTGTTGGGACAAAAATCAAGTGAACAATTCGTAAACAAATAGATTGAACCGTTATTCCAATTGTTTTATTATCTATATGTTGACATATTGGTCCTGAAAGGAGGCGAGCATGCCGATGAGAGACATGGATGGATCCGTTCCACCCGCCTTCAAGGACTGCGGATCCGATCACGATCTCTGACGGCGCCGGACTCGATAACGGTACGGGATGTGAGAGAGAAGATGAAAGGAAAGTCATTGTTATTCGGTCATGTTCGGGCTCACTGGTTCTTTTATGTGACGGCGGTGCTGTTCATGGCGGCCGCCAACGTTATCAATGCATTCTATCCCGCTCTGCTCGGCCAGTTCACGGACGAATTGCAGCAGAACGGGCTGACGCGGGCCGCGGTCATTCACTACAGCCTCTGGCTCGCGGCGATTGGCATCGGGTATGGCGTGCTGTTCGGCTTGGGACAGTACATGAATCACCGTCTCGGCCGGCTGTTCGAGTTCAACACGCGGCAGCGGCTGTTCGGGCAATTCACCCGGTTGAGCGAGCATTATTATTCCAAAAACGGGGTCGGCAAGCTGCTCAGCTACTTCATGAATGATGTGCGGGCTGTCCGGGAATCGATCGCCAACGGCGTCAACCAGATGACGAATGCCACGATTCTGCTCGTGTCCGTCCTCGTGATGATGATGTTGAGCCATATTCCGGTGCATCTGGTCTTCATCTGCGTCCTGCCGCTGCTCTCCATTCCGCTGTTCGTCATCTACTTCGGCCCCCGCATTCGCATGCGCTCCCGCGCCGTGCAGGATGCGCTTGCCGGGATGACGGAATCCGCGGAAGAACAATTCGGCGGCATCAAAGTAACGAAAACATTCGCGGTGGAGCATATCGCCCAATCCCGCTTCGACGGAACGGTCGACCATATTCGCGACAACCAGCTTCGCCTCGTGCGGATGACGTCGCTGTTCCAGGCGCTCATCCCGTTCGCCGGCGCGCTGTCGCTGGCGTTAGCGATCACATACGGAGGGATGATGTCCATCCGCGGGCAGTTGTCGCTCGGGAACTTCGTTACATTGACGCTTTACCTGCGCATGATCATGACGCCGCTGCAGCAGATTGGCAACGTGATCAATACGATGCTCCGTTCCCGCGCGTCGCTGGACCGTCTGAACCGTCTATTGGAAGAGGAGCCGGACATCCAAGAGACGGAAGAGGCGGTAGCGCTGCGTCCGGGGGAAGCGGAGCTGGAGCTTCGCCATCTGTCCTTCGCTTATCCGGATAGCGATACCTCCTCGCTGGAGGATATCAGCATTCGCGTCGCTCCGGGCAAGACGCTTGGCATCGTCGGCAAGACGGGAAGCGGCAAGACGACGCTCGTCAAGCTGCTGCTGCGAGTATACGATCCGCCGGAGGGAAGCGTCTTTATCGGCGGCGACGATGTCCGGCATCTGACGCTGGAGAGTCTGCGCACGCAGATTGCCTACGTGCCGCAGGACGGATTTTTATTCAGTACGACGATTCGCGACAATATCGCTTTTTATAACCGCGAGATTGATGACGGGCCGGTTCATGAAGCGTCGAAGCTGGCGGACATTTACCGCAATATCGAAGATTTCCCCGACAAATTCGGCACGAAGCTGGGCGAGCGGGGACTTACCTTGTCCGGCGGGCAGCGCCAGCGCACCAGTCTGGCCCGCGGGCTCATCAAGAACGCGCCGATCCTTATCCTGGACGACAGCGTCAGCGCCGTGGACGTCGTCACCGAGTCCACTATCTTGGCGAATCTGCGCCGCGCCCGCAAAGGCTTGACGACGCTCATCATCGCTCACCGCATCAGCGCGGTTCGCCATGCGGACGAGATCGTCGTCCTCGATGAGGGACGGATTGTGGAGCGCGGCACGCATGCGGAGCTGCTCCGCCAGGGCGGATACTATGCTTCGCTCTATGCGATTCAGGAGGAGGGGATGCTCGATGCGTGAATCAGCAAGCGAGAAGCCGAATGCCGCGCAGGACATCTCGCGCGAGGATCGCATGCGCTCCTTCGCGGCGATGCTGGCCTACGCCAAGCCGTACCGGCTGACCTTCCTCGCGGTGTTCGTCTGCACCTTCTTCGCCATCGGCGCGGATCTGCTGCAGCCGTATCTGGTTAAGGTGGCGATCGATGAGAATATGCTGACGGGCGCGCACGGGACAGATACACTGCTGCTGCTCGGCGGCTGCTACTTCCTGCTGGCGGCGGTCAGCCTGATCTTCTCCTACGTCCAGGCGAATCTGCTGCAAAAGGTAGGGCAAGGCATCGTCGGCCAGCTTCGCAAAGATCTGTTCCGCCATATCTCGAAGCAGTCGATGTCTTTCTTCGACCGCCACCCGATCGGCAGTCTCGTGACGAACGTCTCCAGCGATACGGAGACCATTAACCAATTTTTCACGCAAGTGCTCTTGAGCCTGGTGCGCGACGGCTTGTCACTCCTGCTGGTGGTCGCCTTCATGTTCTCCCTGGATGCGCAGCTGGCGCTGTACTGCCTGCTGCTGTTCCCGGTCATCTTCGCTATCGCGGCCGCCTTCCGTTCGCTGCTGCGCTCGGCGTACCAGCGGGTGCGGGGGGAGCTGTCGCGGCTTATCGCTTTTCTGGCGGAGAACTTGGCGGGGATGAGCTTGATTCAAGCATTCCATCAGGAAAAAGAGCAGACCGACCAGTTCACCAGCCGCAACCGCAGCTATTTGCGTGAAAATTTGCGGGAAGTGCGCACGAGCATTTTGTTCAACCGCTCGTTCGATATGCTCGGCAACCTGTCCGTTGCCTTCGTCGTCTGGCTGGGCGGCATGGCTGTGCTGGACCAATCGCTGGAATTCGGGGTGTTATACGCCTTTATCAATTATATTCGCCAATTTTTCCAGCCCATCAACCAGATTACCCAGCAATGGAACACACTGCAGTCGACGACGGTGTCGATGGACCGTCTATGGCGCATTTTCCGCGTCGAGCCGCAGGTGACCGACCCGGAACCCGGGCATACGGTTGCGGTGGAGCCGCAGGAGGTTCTCGGCCAGGTGGACTTCAACCATATCCGCTTCGCCTATGTCGACGATCGCGATGTGCTGCATGATCTCGATCTGCATATCGCTCCCGGGGAATTCATCGGGATTGTCGGCACGACCGGCGCGGGCAAAAGCTCGCTCGTCAGCCTGCTGGCGCGGTTCTACGATGTCCGCCAGGGCAGCGTCGAGATCGATGGCGTCGATATTCGCCGGATGAAGCAGGAGACGCTGCATCGGATCGTCGGCCTGGTCCAGCAGGACCCGTATCTCTATTCCGGCACGATTGTGGACAATGTCCGCCTGTTCCAGGAGGAGGTGCCGCGCGACAGGGTCATCTGGGCCTGCAAGGCGGTCGGCGCGGATAGCATGATCAAGCGGCTCAAGCACGGCTATGACACGCGCCTCTCGGAGCGAGGCAGCGGGTTGTCCGCCGGCGAACGCCAGCTGATCTCCTTCGCCCGGATTCTCGTGTTCGAGCCGCGCATCCTTATTCTCGACGAGGCGACGGCCCATCTGGACTCGCATACCGAGCGCCTCATCCAGCAGGCCTTGAATGTCGTCTCGAAGGGCAGAACGACGATCGTTATCGCCCATCGTCTCTCCACGATTCAACATGCCCACCGCATCATCGTCATGAGCGGCGGCCGGGTTATCGAGGAGGGAGATCATGAGGCGCTGATGAAGCAGGGCGGCAGCTACGCCGACCTGGTGCGCCACTCCCGCACCGGCGCCACGGAGCTGCAGGCGTCGATGTAGCGCGCCGGATTCTTCGCTCTGCCCATTCTCCGCTATGTCCCATACTTGAAATCGTTGCGAACCCGCATGGACGGCATCCATGCGGTTTTTTTTATATCCCGGGCGGGCGGCTCGATTCCTGCATGGGTGCAGCATTTTCCCCTCCAGAGGGAAGATTCGGCTGACATTGCTGCACAGCTGCAGCTTTTCGCCCCGAATCCCTTCCAACCCAGCCAAAACGGAGGAAATTGCTGCGCCTCTGCAGCAATTCCTTTTTCCCGATCGGGCGTCAACAAAAAAGCTGCAGAATTGCAGTATTGGGCGCAGTAGCTGGATGGCGGGACAAGCCCCTGCTTCCGCCGGGCGAGAAATGTTCACGCGATTGCTACATTTTATATTTTCTAGGGCTCGATTCCTGCATGGGTGCAGCATTTTCCCCTCTAGAGGGAAGATTCGGCTGAAATTACTGCACAGCTGCAGCTTTTCGCCCCGAATCCCTTCCAACCCAGCCAAAACGGAGGAAATTGCTGCGCCTCTGCAGCAATTCCTTTTTCCCGATCGGGCGTCAACAAAAAAGCTGCAGAATTGCAGTATTGGGCGCAGTAGCTGGATGGCGGGACAAGCCCCTGCTTCCGCCGGGCGAGAAATGTTCACGCGATTGCTACATTTTATATTTTCTAGGGCTCGATTCCTGCATGGGTGCAGCATTTTCCCCTCTAGAGGGAAGATTCGGCTGAAAATACTGCACAGCTTCAGCTTTTCGCCCCAAATCCCTTCCAACCCAGCCAAAATGGAGGAAATTGCTGCGCCTCTGCAGGAATTCCTCTTTGCCGATCGGGCGTCCAGAAAAAAGCTGCAGAATTGCAGTTTTGGCCGCAGTAGCCGGATGGCCAGGACAAGCCCCTGCTTCCACCGGGCGAGAAATGTTCACGCGATTGCTACATTTTATAGCTAGATGGAGTCATGTCAGCCGTAAGCAACTCGGTTACACTGTGGGAACGTGATCTAAATCACATTTTCGTAACGGAAAGGTTGGGATATGTATGAAAATGAAAAAAGCCGCCAGCGTACTGCTGGGCACTCTGCTGTCTGTAACGCTCGCCATTCCGGCGTTCGCGCATGACGGATGGTCGCAGACGAACAGTCCCGTGATTGGCGCAGGCGAGGTCGCCTATGTTGACATGATGCTCGGCAATCATTCCAATGAGCACCGCAGCTACCGCATCGCCGGCCAGTGGAGCACCGATTCCTCGAAAGTATATGTCGTGAACCCGGCAGGCAAAAAGATTGACATTACCGATACGCGTTTCTATACGGGCGAAGCGGCGACAGAGACGGAGCCGGCGCTCAACAACTATTTTGTCTCTTCCTTCTCTTCTTCCCAGCCTGGAGCCTATATTGTCTCGGTCGAGGGAGACAGCATTTTCAAGGGAGCCGATACGGCGAGCCGCACGTTGCGCAGCGCCAAATCGTTCGTCGCCGTCATGGATATCCCGACGATGAAGCGGGCCTCGATGCTGAACGGCTTCCAGCGTCAAGTGAGCCCGGACCGCGCCGAGCTGGTGCCGTTGTTCAATCCGGCAGCGGCGCAGGCCAATACCTCCGCAGAAGTCCAATTGCTGCTGAAAGGCAATCCGTTGGCCGACACCGAAGTATCGCTTATCCGCCGCAGCAATTCGGAGGCAGTAACCGTGAAGACGGATGCGAAGGGCATCGCCAAGTTCAAGCTGGGCGGCGCCGATTATTATTTGCTGCGCGCCAAGCCGGCTACCAATGAGAAGCGCGAGGGCGAGTATGATACCGTCAGCTATGAAGCGACGATGACCTTCGTGGTCCAGAACGGCACCTACGAGCTGTCGGGCACCCCGGCTGAAGCGAAGCCGCAGGTGTTCCTGAACGGCAAGGCTCAACCGGATGCCTCGTTCTCCTTCGCGAACGGAACGCTGATGGCGGATGCGTCCTGGGTGAACAAGGCCCTTGGCAGTAAGACCGCCGCATCGCCGGTAGCGCTGCGGGACGCCGCTTCCGAGGCGGGGGCCGTGCTGGAATATTTGCCGGCGGTTGGAGCGAACCGCGCCGCCATCTATTTGTACCTGACTAAATAACCTGCTTCCTCTGGGCGGGCCGCTGCATGAGCTGGCGGCCTGTCTGCTGTTCAGGAATAGAAGCACGTCAAAAAAGTCAGGAGGAACGTTGATGGGACAATTGCTGGGAAATTCGAGACAACCCGTCTATTTGCTGGGTATAGCCGCCTTGCTGCTCTCCCTTCTGCTTCATCCGCTGACCGCATCCGCCCATGCGAACCTGGCGTCATCCAAGCCGCTGGCCGATGCGCAGCTGGACACGGCGCCGTCGGAGATACGCATCACGTTCACCGAGGGCATCGATGCGAAGCTGAGCTCGATGACGCTGTGGGACGAGGATGGGCGCGAGATCGGCGGCGCCGTGAGCGGGGAAGGCGACGACACGCTGGTCAAGGCTCTTCCCGAGCTCAAGAACGGCATCTATAAGGTGAAGTGGCAGGTGCTGTCGGTGGACACGCATGTCACCGAGGGCTCGTACCGGTTCGCGGTCGGGACGACGCTTGACAAAAGCGGGCCTGCGCCGACCAAGTCGCTGGATGACGACGAAGAACCGCATCCCAAGCCGGACAACGGCTCTCCGGGTGAGGACGGGAAGCCCGCTTCCGTCAAGCCCGGCACTCCGGCAGAGGGGGCGACGCCACCGGACCGGAGCGGGCCGAAGCCTTCGGCAGGCCAGGCGGAGCAGCCGAAGCCTCCCGCAGAGAAGCCGGCCGGCGGCGAAGCGGACGCGGGAGCATCCGGCGCAAGCAAGCCGGGCACGCCTCAGGCGGCTGCCGATCAGGCGAAGGAGCCGAAGGCGCAGCCAACTGCGCCCGCTTCGTCCGGCTCCGGAAGCGGTGCTCCCGGGGAAGCCGCCGCATCGCCGGCCGAGGAGCCTGGCGGTGCGGACCCGGCTAAGGGGGAGCAAGCTCCGTCCGTCCAGGCTCCAACAGAGGAAGCTGAACCATTGGACGGCCAAGAGAGCGGAAGCCGGGAAGGGAATGCCGCTTCCCTGAAGTCGTCCGATCCACCCGGAGCGGAACGTGATCAGGGAAGCGCGGCGGACGGAGAAGAAGCCTCTGCACCCGGCGGTCAGGACGTCCGTTCAGCGGATGGGGCTGCGCCTGAGGCCGATCACGCCCATCTTCATCATGATCATGCATCCGGCCATACGGCGCACAGTACAGGCATGACCGATCGGTGGAATACCGTCATCCGGATTGTCAATGTACTGACGACAGCCGCCTTATTTGCCCTCCTGTACCATCATTATGCGGTAGGAAGGGGAGGACCGCGGCTGGCGGACATGGCTGCACGGACGCATAAGGCGGCACAGGCTGTCGCGCTTGCGGCCGCATTCCTCTATGCGCTGACCTATGCGGCGCATATGCTGCTGCTTGCCGCGCAGCTTACGCCCGCCGGCTCCGGCGCCAGTTCGATGGTCTCCACGGCATGGACACTGGCCGTATCGACGCGCGTCGGCCTGGCGGACGGATTGCGCATCGTGCTGGCCGCCGGATTATGGGGGACGCTGCTGGCGGGGCAGCGGGCGCCTCATTGGCCGATGGCCGTCCTGCGGTGCCTGCTGCTGCTCGGCCTGGCGCTGACCTTCCCGCTGACCGGCCATGCCGTCTCGGGTTCCCCGCTGCAGGCGGCGGCCGCTGTCGTCTCGCATGCGCTGCATTTCGCGACGGCAGGCATCTGGTTCGGCGGACTGGCCGGGCTGCTGCTCGTCACCCGGAGCTTGCGCCGGAAGCCCGATGCGGACGCCTTCACGGAAGCCGGCGGCCTATGGTCGCGCTTCTCTGCCGCCGCCCTGCCATTGACGGTCATCACGGTGCTGACCGGCTTGGTGCTGGCCGTCATGCATGTCGGCAGTTGGGAGGGGCTGTACACGTCTGCGTATGGACAGACGCTCCTCGTCAAGAGCGCGCTCTATGCAGGCGTGCTCGTGATTGCCGCCTTCCACCGCTTCCTGTGGCTGCCTGCCTTCGTGAAGCAGGAAGGCGACCCGGAGCGGGTCCGGGTCTTTCTGCGCGGAGTCAGTCTGGAGGCGGCTTGCGGAGCGGCTATATTTATCATAGCCGGAATGTTGTCCACCGGAATGCCGCCGGGCTTGGGATAAATGACACCCTTTTGACTTTGGAATGAACTTTCATCGTCAAAAGGGTGTTCTTTTATTCATTTCCAGAATATAATAGATATTAATTTAGAATTATTATTGAATGGCTCCGTTGGATGTGTTACATTAGTTAATGAAAATGATAATTATTATCATCTAATAGTGGTTAAAGTTTACAGGACTGACGGAGGGGATTTGATGAAGGAATCTAATTTTATGACTACCAATCAGGGTGCGCCCGTTGCCAATAATCAGCAATCGAAAACCGCCGGAACGCGCGGTCCCGTGCTGCTGGAAGATTACCATCTTATCGAGAAGCTCGCTCACTTCGATCGGGAACGCATTCCGGAACGGGTCGTGCATGCGCGCGGAGCAGGGGCGTTCGGCGTGTTCAAGCCGTACCGGAGCATGGCGAAGTACACGCGGGCGGCCTTTCTGCAAGACCCCGAGGCAGAGACTCCCGTGTTTGTCCGGTTCTCGACCGTGATTCATGGCGGGACCTCCCCGGAGACCGTGCGGGATCCGCGCGGATTCGCCGTCAAATTTTATACGACGGAAGGCAACTACGATCTGGTTGGCAATCATCTTCCGATTTTTTTCATCCGCGACGCCATCAAATTCCCGGACATGGTCCACTCGCTGAAGCCGGCCCCGCATACGAACGTGCAGACGCCGGATCATTACTGGGACTTCATGTCACTGTCTCCGGAATCGACGAATATGATGACCTGGCTCTTCTCGGATCTCGGCATTCCCGCCAGCTACCGCGAGATGGACGGCTTCAGCGTCCACGCGTTCAAATGGGTCAATGAGAAAGGCGATGTCGTGTACGTCAAATACACATGGAAGTCGCTGCAGGGCGTGCGCGGCTTGAGCGTGGAGGAAGCGGAGCGGATTCAAGCCAAAGATTTCAGCCATGCGACGCGAGATCTGCATCAGGCGATTGAAGAGGGCCGCTACCCGGAATGGGAGCTGTGCGTTCAAATGCTCGAGCCGTCGCGGTTGGACGATTTCGACTTCGACCCGCTCGATCCGACGAAGGTATGGCCCGAAGCGATTATCCCGATGATGAAGGCAGGCCGGATGACGCTGAATCAGAACCCGGATAATTATTTTGCCCAGGTCGAGCAGGCTGCGTTCTCCCCTAGCGCGCTTGTGCCCGGGATTGAACCGTCCGAGGACAAATTGCTCCAAGGCCGTCTATTTTCTTATCCGGATACGCAGCGGCACCGTCTCGGTCCGAATTACTTGCAGATCCCGGTGAATTGCCCGTTCGCGCGGGTAAGAAATCATCAACGGGATGGCTTTATGACCATGAAGCAGGACACGTCTCCGGTGAATTACGAGCCGAACAGCCATGCCGGGGCATATGCTGAAGCGGGCGAGACTTATGCCGAGAGCGACACGGTTGTAGAAGGAACGACGATGCGCCGCTCGATAGACAAGACGAATAATTTCGGCCAGGCCGGAGAGAAATACCGTGAGATGTCGCCAGAAGAACAAGATCGGCTCGTGCAAAACCTGGTGAACGATCTGAAGCAGGTACGCCCCGAAGTTCAAATGCGGGCGTTATGCAACTTCTTCCGGGCCGATGCGGAGTATGGAATGAAGCTTGCGGCCGGACTCAGCGTGGATATTAGCGAATATTTGCAGCAAGTACCGCGTTCATAGCGCGATGAAATAGAAGTTTGGACAGTCTTTCAAAATTCTTTGAGGAAGGGAATGGGGCACGTGAATCATAACAATGTGGAAGCTTCGGTTGTTCGGCAGGGCAAGGACAAAAAAACGCATATGACGCAGCAAAGAGAGGCTGTCTATGCTTGTATCCGTCAAGCGGCATCCCCTATGACCGCGATGGACGTATTTCTGGCTTTGAAGTCGGGCGGGCAGCGGATTTCCCTCTCTACCGTCTACTGCAGTCTGAAGTATTTCGTCAAAAAAGGACTTGTTCACGAGCTTCAAGACGATCAGCTCTCCAAGCGTTACAAGCATGCTTGCCCCATATGCCGCGGCGCGTAACCTGCCGTTCATTATGTTCATCTTGAGGTTCCTCGAACCCTATGCGATAGGAAACCCTTTGCAGAACCGCTGCAGAGGGCTTTTCTTCTGCTTGCAGCCGAACTCGATTCGCCATGACGCTCTGCCTCGACCGATGCCGTGAACAACAATCTGTTTGAAATAAAATATTATATTTATTAGAACATATTTAAAAAAATATTTCAATTACGTATAATAAAGCTAACTTGGCCATTCTTCATTTATCCACTTTTTATATAACCCCGCAACAATCGTATGCCCCTGCAAAACGAATGTGCTAAACTCCACTTTTACTTGATATGGTTACTATGAGTGTCGATTGCATCGTGCTGCTTTGATTTTCGAATGGGGAGGGGGAGACAACGATGCGGATTGTAATGCCGAACCGCCCTTATCGGACCATCATTGGCCTGATGTCAGGCACGTCGCTGGACGGAATCGATGCCGCCGTTGTCCGGGTGCAAGGAAGCGGGACCGGAACGGAGGTCGAGCTGCTGGAATTTCATTGTATCGAATATGATGCTGAACTGCGCGACAGGATGAAGCGATTATGTGGAAAAGAGC contains the following coding sequences:
- a CDS encoding DUF4198 domain-containing protein, whose amino-acid sequence is MKMKKAASVLLGTLLSVTLAIPAFAHDGWSQTNSPVIGAGEVAYVDMMLGNHSNEHRSYRIAGQWSTDSSKVYVVNPAGKKIDITDTRFYTGEAATETEPALNNYFVSSFSSSQPGAYIVSVEGDSIFKGADTASRTLRSAKSFVAVMDIPTMKRASMLNGFQRQVSPDRAELVPLFNPAAAQANTSAEVQLLLKGNPLADTEVSLIRRSNSEAVTVKTDAKGIAKFKLGGADYYLLRAKPATNEKREGEYDTVSYEATMTFVVQNGTYELSGTPAEAKPQVFLNGKAQPDASFSFANGTLMADASWVNKALGSKTAASPVALRDAASEAGAVLEYLPAVGANRAAIYLYLTK
- a CDS encoding catalase translates to MKESNFMTTNQGAPVANNQQSKTAGTRGPVLLEDYHLIEKLAHFDRERIPERVVHARGAGAFGVFKPYRSMAKYTRAAFLQDPEAETPVFVRFSTVIHGGTSPETVRDPRGFAVKFYTTEGNYDLVGNHLPIFFIRDAIKFPDMVHSLKPAPHTNVQTPDHYWDFMSLSPESTNMMTWLFSDLGIPASYREMDGFSVHAFKWVNEKGDVVYVKYTWKSLQGVRGLSVEEAERIQAKDFSHATRDLHQAIEEGRYPEWELCVQMLEPSRLDDFDFDPLDPTKVWPEAIIPMMKAGRMTLNQNPDNYFAQVEQAAFSPSALVPGIEPSEDKLLQGRLFSYPDTQRHRLGPNYLQIPVNCPFARVRNHQRDGFMTMKQDTSPVNYEPNSHAGAYAEAGETYAESDTVVEGTTMRRSIDKTNNFGQAGEKYREMSPEEQDRLVQNLVNDLKQVRPEVQMRALCNFFRADAEYGMKLAAGLSVDISEYLQQVPRS
- a CDS encoding Fur family transcriptional regulator, which translates into the protein MGHVNHNNVEASVVRQGKDKKTHMTQQREAVYACIRQAASPMTAMDVFLALKSGGQRISLSTVYCSLKYFVKKGLVHELQDDQLSKRYKHACPICRGA
- a CDS encoding copper resistance protein CopC, with product MGQLLGNSRQPVYLLGIAALLLSLLLHPLTASAHANLASSKPLADAQLDTAPSEIRITFTEGIDAKLSSMTLWDEDGREIGGAVSGEGDDTLVKALPELKNGIYKVKWQVLSVDTHVTEGSYRFAVGTTLDKSGPAPTKSLDDDEEPHPKPDNGSPGEDGKPASVKPGTPAEGATPPDRSGPKPSAGQAEQPKPPAEKPAGGEADAGASGASKPGTPQAAADQAKEPKAQPTAPASSGSGSGAPGEAAASPAEEPGGADPAKGEQAPSVQAPTEEAEPLDGQESGSREGNAASLKSSDPPGAERDQGSAADGEEASAPGGQDVRSADGAAPEADHAHLHHDHASGHTAHSTGMTDRWNTVIRIVNVLTTAALFALLYHHYAVGRGGPRLADMAARTHKAAQAVALAAAFLYALTYAAHMLLLAAQLTPAGSGASSMVSTAWTLAVSTRVGLADGLRIVLAAGLWGTLLAGQRAPHWPMAVLRCLLLLGLALTFPLTGHAVSGSPLQAAAAVVSHALHFATAGIWFGGLAGLLLVTRSLRRKPDADAFTEAGGLWSRFSAAALPLTVITVLTGLVLAVMHVGSWEGLYTSAYGQTLLVKSALYAGVLVIAAFHRFLWLPAFVKQEGDPERVRVFLRGVSLEAACGAAIFIIAGMLSTGMPPGLG
- a CDS encoding ABC transporter ATP-binding protein, with amino-acid sequence MRESASEKPNAAQDISREDRMRSFAAMLAYAKPYRLTFLAVFVCTFFAIGADLLQPYLVKVAIDENMLTGAHGTDTLLLLGGCYFLLAAVSLIFSYVQANLLQKVGQGIVGQLRKDLFRHISKQSMSFFDRHPIGSLVTNVSSDTETINQFFTQVLLSLVRDGLSLLLVVAFMFSLDAQLALYCLLLFPVIFAIAAAFRSLLRSAYQRVRGELSRLIAFLAENLAGMSLIQAFHQEKEQTDQFTSRNRSYLRENLREVRTSILFNRSFDMLGNLSVAFVVWLGGMAVLDQSLEFGVLYAFINYIRQFFQPINQITQQWNTLQSTTVSMDRLWRIFRVEPQVTDPEPGHTVAVEPQEVLGQVDFNHIRFAYVDDRDVLHDLDLHIAPGEFIGIVGTTGAGKSSLVSLLARFYDVRQGSVEIDGVDIRRMKQETLHRIVGLVQQDPYLYSGTIVDNVRLFQEEVPRDRVIWACKAVGADSMIKRLKHGYDTRLSERGSGLSAGERQLISFARILVFEPRILILDEATAHLDSHTERLIQQALNVVSKGRTTIVIAHRLSTIQHAHRIIVMSGGRVIEEGDHEALMKQGGSYADLVRHSRTGATELQASM
- a CDS encoding ABC transporter ATP-binding protein; this translates as MKGKSLLFGHVRAHWFFYVTAVLFMAAANVINAFYPALLGQFTDELQQNGLTRAAVIHYSLWLAAIGIGYGVLFGLGQYMNHRLGRLFEFNTRQRLFGQFTRLSEHYYSKNGVGKLLSYFMNDVRAVRESIANGVNQMTNATILLVSVLVMMMLSHIPVHLVFICVLPLLSIPLFVIYFGPRIRMRSRAVQDALAGMTESAEEQFGGIKVTKTFAVEHIAQSRFDGTVDHIRDNQLRLVRMTSLFQALIPFAGALSLALAITYGGMMSIRGQLSLGNFVTLTLYLRMIMTPLQQIGNVINTMLRSRASLDRLNRLLEEEPDIQETEEAVALRPGEAELELRHLSFAYPDSDTSSLEDISIRVAPGKTLGIVGKTGSGKTTLVKLLLRVYDPPEGSVFIGGDDVRHLTLESLRTQIAYVPQDGFLFSTTIRDNIAFYNREIDDGPVHEASKLADIYRNIEDFPDKFGTKLGERGLTLSGGQRQRTSLARGLIKNAPILILDDSVSAVDVVTESTILANLRRARKGLTTLIIAHRISAVRHADEIVVLDEGRIVERGTHAELLRQGGYYASLYAIQEEGMLDA